One Myxococcus xanthus genomic region harbors:
- a CDS encoding YetF domain-containing protein codes for MKPIDWHGLWVPDLHPFEVIIRVSLVFLFVQFVLRLVGRKELSRYVSFDLALVHGNLRKTRISHKELLSHLRAHGRGDLSAVHAAFLEPNGKVTFLFREEGSATLR; via the coding sequence ATGAAGCCTATTGACTGGCATGGCCTCTGGGTGCCGGACCTGCACCCCTTTGAGGTCATCATCCGCGTCTCGCTGGTGTTCCTCTTCGTGCAGTTCGTCCTGCGGTTGGTTGGACGCAAGGAGCTGAGCCGCTACGTAAGCTTCGACCTTGCCCTGGTGCACGGCAACCTGCGCAAGACGCGCATCTCCCACAAGGAGCTTCTCAGCCACCTGCGCGCGCATGGCCGTGGCGACCTGAGTGCCGTACACGCGGCATTCCTCGAACCGAATGGCAAGGTGACCTTCCTCTTCCGCGAAGAGGGAAGCGCCACACTCAGGTAA